A window from Esox lucius isolate fEsoLuc1 chromosome 16, fEsoLuc1.pri, whole genome shotgun sequence encodes these proteins:
- the washc5 gene encoding WASH complex subunit 5, whose protein sequence is MVDFLAENNLCGQAVLRIVSRGNAIIAELLRLSEFIPAVFRLKDKSDQQKYGDIISDFSYFKGPEYYESKLEAKPELQDLDEEFRENNIEILSRFYLAFESVHKYTVDLIRYLDDLHEGVYIQQTLETVLLNEDGKQLLCEALYLYGVMLLVIDQKIEGEVRERMLVSYYRYSAARSSADSNLDDICKLLRSTGYSSQAGAKRPANYPESYFQRVPISPTFVSMVIGRLRSDDIYNQVSAYPLPEHRSTALANQAAMLYVCLYFTPSILHTQQAKMREIVDKYFPDNWVISIYMGITVNLVEAWEPYKAAKIALNYTLDTANIREQASRYSASVDSLRPQIHQLLKEGFLREEIVLDNIPKLLNCLRDCNVAIRWLMLHTAESAYDPNNKRLRQIKDQVIADSKYNPKILFQLLLDTAQFEFTLKEMFKQMLSEKQPKWESYRTEGSERMTELAEVFSGVKPLTRVEKNENLQAWFREISKQIQSLNYEDSTAAGRKTVQLIQALVEVQEFHQLESNLQVCQFLADTRKFLHQMIRTINIKEEVLITMQIVGDLSYAWQIIDSFTSIMQESIRVNPSMVTKLRATFLKLASALDLPLLRINQANSPDLLSVSQFYSGELVAYVRKVLQIIPESMFTSLAKIIKLQIHDIMEVPTRLDKDKLKDFAQLGARYEVAKLTHAISIFTEGILMMKTTLVGIIKVDPKQLLEDGIRKELVRRVAYALHKGLIFNPKAKTSELMPKLKEMAATMDGFYRSFEYIQDYVSIYGLKIWQEEVSRIINYNVEQECNSFLRTKIQDWQSVYQSTHIPIPKFPSVDESATFIGRLCREILRITDPKVTCYIDQLNTWYDLKNHQEVTNNRLFSEIQDTLGTFGLNGLDRLLCFMIVKELQNFLNVLQKTILRDKAVVDVFKAMLSAVNPVKGIVGNASKVYASAVAKTQKIWGPYLESIMKVGQMQILRQQIANQLNYSCRFDSKHLAAALENLNKSLLADIEAHYQDPSLPYPKEDNNLLYEITASLEAAGIHNPLNKIYITTKRLPYFPIVNFLFVITQLPKVQYSKNQGMTCRKATDPVDWPPLVMGLLTLLKQFHSRYTEQFLALIGQFIRSVMEQCTSQKIPDMPSDVVGALMFLEDYVRYTKLPRKVAEAHVPSFIFDEFRTVL, encoded by the exons ATGGTGGATTTCCTAGCGGAGAACAATCTGTGTGGCCAAGCCGTGCTGAGGATCGTGTCCCGGGGAAACGCTATTATTGCCGAACTCCTCCGGCTCTCTGAGTTCATACCTGCTGTCTTCAGACTCAAAGACAAGAGCGACCAGCAGAAATATGGTGACATTATCAGTGACTTCAGCTATTTCAAG GGTCCAGAGTATTATGAGAGTAAGCTGGAAGCCAAACCCGAGCTCCAGGATCTGGATGAAGAGTTCAGGGAGAACAACATTGAGATACTGTCCCGGTTTTACCTGGCATTTGAAAGTGTCCACAAGTATACAGTGGATCTGATCAG ATACCTGGATGATCTACATGAAGGTGTTTACATTCAGCAGACTCTGGAAACAGTGCTACTCAACGAGGATGGAAAACAGCTTTTG TGCGAGGCCTTGTATCTCTATGGCGTCATGCTGTTAGTCATTGACCAGAAGATCGAGGGTGAAGTCAGAGAGAGGATGCTTGTGTCCTATTACAGATACAG TGCCGCCCGTTCCTCTGCAGACTCAAACCTGGATGATATATGTAAGCTGCTGCGTAGTACCGGGTACTCCAGTCAGGCCGGGGCCAAACGTCCAGCCAACTACCCAGAGAGCTATTTCCAGAGAGTGCCCATCAGCCCCACCTTTGTCAGCATGGTGATCGGAAGACTACGCTCTGATGACATCTATAATCAG GTTTCTGCCTACCCTCTGCCAGAGCATCGGAGCACGGCGTTGGCCAACCAGGCGGCCATGCTCTACGTCTGCCTCTACTTCACCCCCTCCATCCTTCACACTCAGCAGGCCAAGATGAGAGAGATCGTGGACAAGTACTTTCCTGACAACTGG gTCATTAGCATCTACATGGGGATCACTGTGAACCTGGTTGAGGCCTGGGAACCGTACAAAGCTGCCAAGATAGCCCTCAACTATACCCTGGACACAGCCAACATCAGAGAGCAG GCCAGTCGTTATTCGGCCAGCGTGGACAGCCTGAGGCCCCAGATCCATCAGCTTCTGAAGGAGGGCTTCCTGAGAGAGGAAATAGTCCTGGACAACATTCCCAAGCTGCTGAACTGTTTACGGGACTGCAACGTGGCAATACGCTGGCTGATGCTCCACACTGCAGAATCTG CTTACGACCCCAACAACAAGCGACTGCGTCAGATCAAAGATCAGGTGATCGCTGACTccaagtacaaccccaagatcCTGTTCCAGTTGCTGTTGGACACGGCCCAGTTCGAGTTCACCCTGAAGGAA atgttcaagcagATGTTGTCGGAGAAGCAGCCCAAATGGGAGAGCTACCGGACTGAGGGCTCTGAGAGGATGACCGAACTGGCGGAGGTGTTCTCCGGGGTCAAGCCTTTGACCCGGGTGGAGAAGAACG AGAACCTGCAGGCATGGTTCAGGGAGATCTCTAAGCAGATACAGTCACTGAACTACGAGGATTCCACCGCAGCCGGCAGGAAGACTGTCCAGCTCATACAGGCACTTGTGGAG GTCCAAGAGTTCCACCAGTTGGAGTCCAATCTACAGGTGTGTCAGTTCCTGGCTGATACTAGGAAATTCCTTCACCAGATGATTAGAACCATTAACATCAAGGAGGAGGTTCTCATCACCATGCAGATTGTTGGAGACCTCTCCTACGCTTGGCAAATCATCGACAG CTTCACTTCCATCATGCAGGAGAGCATCAGGGTGAATCCCTCCATGGTGACCAAACTGAGGGCCACGTTTTTGAAG TTGGCATCTGCCCTGGACCTGCCTCTGCTGCGTATCAACCAGGCCAACAGCCCGGACCTGCTCAGCGTCTCACAGTTCTACTCTGGAGAGCTGGTGGCATATGTCCGGAAG GTGTTGCAGATCATCCCAGAGAGCATGTTCACCTCGCTGGCTAAGATCATCAAGCTTCAGATCCACGACATCATGGAGGTTCCTACCAGGTTGGACAAGGACAAGCTGAAGGACTTCGCTCAGCTTGGGGCTCGCTACGAG GTTGCCAAACTCACCCACGCCATCTCAATCTTCACCGAAGGGATTCTGATGATGAAGACCACACTCGTAGGAATTATAAAG GTGGATCCGAAGCAGCTCCTGGAAGATGGCATCAGGAAGGAGCTTGTGAGGAGAGTAGCCTATGCTCTGCACAAAGGACTCATCTTTAACCCCAAAGCCAAG ACTAGTGAGCTGATGCCCAAATTGAAGGAGATGGCCGCCACCATGGATGGGTTCTACCGCTCGTTTGAGTACATCCAGGACTACGTGTCAATCTATGGCCTGAAGATCTGGCAGGAAGAGGTCTCGCGCATCATCAACTACAACGTGGAGCAGGAGTGTAACAGCTTCCTGCGCACCAAG ATCCAGGACTGGCAGAGTGTTTACCAGTCGACCCACATCCCAATCCCCAAATTCCCCTCGGTCGACGAGTCGGCCACCTTCATAGGGCGACTCTGTAGGGAGATCCTCCGCATCACAGACCCAAA GGTGACATGCTACATTGACCAGCTGAACACCTGGTACGACCTGAAGAACCACCAGGAGGTGACCAATAACCGCCTGTTCTCCGAGATACAGGACACCCTGGGAACCTTTGGACTCAACGGCCTGGACAGGCTCCTCTGCTTTATGATCGTCAAAGAGCTGCAG AATTTCCTGAACGTCCTTCAGAAGACCATTCTGCGGGACAAGGCAGTAGTGGATGTGTTTAAAGCCATGCTGAGTGCCGTCAATCCAGTCAAAGGCATCGTGG GAAATGCCAGTAAAGTCTACGCCAGTGCTGTTGCCAAAACCCAGAAGATCTGGGGGCCGTACCTGGAGTCAATCATGAAG GTTGGGCAGATGCAGATCCTAAGGCAGCAGATAGCCAACCAGCTGAACTACTCCTGCAGGTTTGACTCCAAACATCTCGCTGCTGCTCTGGAAAACCTCAACAA GTCTCTGTTGGCTGATATTGAAGCGCACTACCAGGACCCCAGCCTTCCGTATCCCAAGGAAGACAACAACCTGCTCTACGAGATCACAGCCTCTCTGGAGGCTGCAGGCATACATAACCCACTCAACAAG ATCTATATCACAACCAAGCGCTTGCCTTACTTCCCTATTGTCAACTTCCTCTTCGTTATCACTCAGCTGCCAAAGGTGCAATACAGCAAAAACCAAG GAATGACGTGCAGGAAAGCCACAGACCCTGTTGACTGGCCTCCTCTGGTAATGGGGCTGTTGACCTTACTCAAGCA